One window from the genome of Pseudomonas fluorescens encodes:
- the hldE gene encoding bifunctional D-glycero-beta-D-manno-heptose-7-phosphate kinase/D-glycero-beta-D-manno-heptose 1-phosphate adenylyltransferase HldE, protein MKLSMPRFDQAPVLVVGDVMLDRYWHGGTSRISPEAPVPVVKVEHIEDRPGGAANVALNIAALGAPASLVGVTGDDEAADSLANSLKGAGVRAIFQRVAHQPTIVKLRVMSRHQQLLRIDFEEPFATDPLALGAEVDNLLEGVKVLVLSDYGKGALKNHQALIQAARARGIPVLADPKGKDFSIYRGASLITPNLSEFETIVGGCVDEHELVSKGAQLMQDLDLGALLVTRGEHGMTLLRPGHPALHLPARAREVFDVTGAGDTVISTLAAAIAAGEELPHAVALANLAAGIVVGKLGTAAISAPELRRAIQREEGSERGVLGLEQLLLAVDDARAHNESIVFTNGCFDILHAGHVTYLEQARAQGDRLIVAVNDDASVSRLKGPGRPINSVDRRMAVLAGLGAVDWVISFSEGTPENLLRQVKPDVLVKGGDYGIDQVVGADIVAAYGGTVKVLGLVENSSTTAIVEKIRNN, encoded by the coding sequence ATGAAGTTGTCCATGCCGCGATTCGATCAAGCCCCTGTATTGGTGGTCGGCGATGTCATGCTCGACCGCTACTGGCATGGCGGTACCTCACGGATTTCCCCTGAGGCGCCGGTACCGGTGGTCAAGGTCGAGCACATCGAGGATCGCCCCGGCGGTGCCGCCAACGTTGCCCTGAACATCGCTGCCCTCGGCGCACCGGCCTCCCTGGTGGGCGTGACCGGCGACGACGAGGCTGCCGACAGCCTGGCCAACAGCCTCAAGGGCGCAGGCGTACGTGCGATATTCCAGCGCGTTGCGCACCAGCCGACCATCGTCAAGCTGCGGGTCATGAGCCGTCACCAGCAACTGCTGCGCATCGATTTCGAAGAACCTTTCGCCACCGACCCCCTGGCCCTCGGTGCCGAGGTCGACAACTTGCTCGAAGGCGTCAAGGTCCTGGTGCTGTCGGACTACGGCAAAGGCGCGTTGAAGAATCACCAGGCGCTGATCCAGGCCGCCCGTGCCCGTGGCATTCCGGTCCTGGCCGACCCCAAGGGCAAGGATTTTTCCATCTACCGTGGCGCCAGCCTGATCACGCCGAACCTCAGCGAATTCGAAACCATCGTCGGCGGTTGCGTCGATGAGCACGAACTGGTGAGCAAAGGCGCGCAACTGATGCAAGACCTCGACCTCGGCGCCCTGCTGGTGACCCGTGGCGAGCACGGCATGACCTTGCTGCGCCCCGGTCACCCTGCGTTGCACCTGCCGGCCCGTGCCCGTGAAGTGTTCGACGTGACGGGTGCCGGCGACACCGTGATTTCCACGCTGGCCGCGGCGATCGCTGCCGGCGAGGAACTGCCCCATGCGGTCGCCCTGGCTAACCTGGCGGCGGGCATTGTCGTCGGCAAGCTCGGCACGGCAGCCATCAGCGCCCCCGAGCTGCGCCGCGCCATCCAGCGCGAGGAAGGCTCCGAGCGCGGCGTGCTGGGCCTGGAGCAACTGCTGCTGGCCGTTGATGACGCCCGTGCCCACAACGAGAGCATCGTCTTCACCAACGGTTGCTTCGACATCCTGCACGCCGGCCATGTGACCTACCTCGAGCAGGCCAGGGCCCAGGGGGATCGCCTGATCGTCGCGGTCAATGACGATGCCTCCGTGAGCCGTCTCAAAGGGCCGGGGCGCCCGATCAACAGCGTCGACCGGCGCATGGCGGTCCTGGCCGGCCTGGGCGCAGTGGACTGGGTGATCAGCTTCAGCGAGGGCACGCCGGAAAACCTGCTGCGCCAGGTGAAGCCGGATGTGCTGGTCAAGGGCGGTGACTACGGGATCGACCAGGTCGTCGGCGCGGACATCGTCGCGGCCTACGGCGGTACCGTGAAGGTGTTGGGGCTGGTGGAAAACAGCTCGACGACGGCGATTGTGGAGAAGATCCGCAACAACTGA
- the cysC gene encoding adenylyl-sulfate kinase, with the protein MNETSNVSMQQAQIRPYAQALTPADRAAIKAQRPRCIWLTGLSGAGKSTLANALEVQLNQQGLHTSLLDGDNLRQGLCRGLGMDAESRKENIRRIAEVARLMVDAGLIVIVAAISPFRADREAARQLFPEGTFVEVYVSTPFDVCARRDPKGLYREACAGRIKNFTGLDSPYEAPLAPDCAIDTSEVELAQACARLSALLQI; encoded by the coding sequence ATGAATGAAACGTCAAACGTATCGATGCAGCAGGCGCAGATTCGTCCTTATGCACAGGCGCTCACGCCGGCGGATCGGGCGGCCATCAAGGCCCAGCGGCCGCGCTGCATCTGGCTGACAGGATTATCGGGGGCGGGCAAGTCGACCCTGGCCAATGCCTTGGAAGTGCAGCTCAACCAGCAGGGCTTGCACACCTCCCTGCTCGATGGCGACAACCTGCGCCAGGGGTTGTGCCGGGGCCTGGGCATGGATGCCGAGTCCCGCAAGGAAAATATCCGCCGTATCGCCGAGGTCGCGCGCCTGATGGTCGATGCCGGCCTGATCGTCATCGTTGCGGCCATCTCACCGTTTCGGGCCGACCGGGAAGCTGCCAGGCAGTTGTTTCCCGAGGGCACCTTCGTGGAGGTTTATGTGAGTACACCTTTTGACGTCTGCGCCCGGCGTGACCCCAAGGGGTTGTACCGCGAGGCCTGTGCCGGGCGGATCAAGAACTTCACCGGGCTCGACAGCCCCTACGAGGCCCCCCTTGCGCCAGACTGCGCGATCGATACCAGCGAGGTGGAGCTGGCCCAGGCCTGTGCGCGGCTCTCGGCGTTGCTGCAAATCTGA
- a CDS encoding sulfotransferase family 2 domain-containing protein: protein MLQRYLWKLLPKSQRSFLLGRLSVVDRQVVNKSMSANCRFPEAFAQRACLFIHVPKCAGSSVCVGLFDGYSPGHLPLYWYEEQFAQQYAASFKFAFVRDPLERAYSAYAFLRGNTLGARDQAAQKMVGQYRDFDDFVARWLHPENITRQLHFAAQTDFLIDSLGHLAMDFIGYQEYLDRDYQRVCEHLGVVARLPHVNHSWQRATVPVRDICSVRTRRLVRRVYQRDYEMLGYE, encoded by the coding sequence ATGCTGCAACGCTATCTCTGGAAGCTGCTGCCCAAGTCGCAGCGCTCCTTTCTGTTGGGGCGCCTGTCGGTTGTCGACCGACAGGTCGTGAACAAGTCGATGTCGGCCAATTGCCGTTTTCCCGAGGCGTTTGCCCAGCGCGCCTGCCTGTTCATCCATGTGCCCAAATGCGCCGGCAGCAGTGTTTGCGTGGGGCTTTTCGATGGCTACAGCCCGGGCCACTTGCCGCTGTATTGGTACGAAGAGCAGTTTGCGCAGCAGTACGCCGCCAGTTTCAAATTTGCCTTTGTTCGCGATCCGCTGGAGCGTGCGTATTCAGCCTATGCTTTCCTGCGGGGCAATACGTTGGGCGCACGCGATCAGGCGGCGCAGAAGATGGTGGGCCAATACCGCGACTTCGATGATTTCGTCGCGCGATGGCTGCACCCGGAGAACATCACCCGGCAATTGCATTTCGCCGCTCAGACGGATTTTCTCATCGATTCCCTCGGCCACCTGGCGATGGACTTCATCGGCTACCAGGAATATCTGGACCGGGACTATCAGCGAGTGTGCGAACACCTGGGAGTGGTCGCGAGGTTGCCCCATGTGAACCATAGCTGGCAGCGCGCCACGGTGCCGGTCAGGGACATTTGCTCAGTGCGGACCCGTCGACTGGTGCGGCGGGTGTACCAACGTGATTACGAGATGCTTGGTTATGAATGA
- the msbA gene encoding lipid A export permease/ATP-binding protein MsbA gives MSDAPPKAEQDSSLKIYFRLLGYVKPYAGIFLLSILGFVIFASTQPMLAGILKYFVDGLSNPDAVLFPNVPYLKDLKLLMAVPLLIILIAAWQGLGSFLGNYYLARVSLGLVHDLRVELFKKLLVLPNRYFDTHNSGHLISRITFNVTMVTGAATDAIKVVIREGLTVVFLFAYLVWMNWKLTLVMLAILPLIAVMVSSTSKKFRKQSKKIQVAMGDVTHVASETIQGYRVVRSFGGEAYEEQRFTSASQGNTDKQLRMTRTGAVYTPMLQLVIYTAMAALMFLVLFLRGDATAGDLVAYITAAGLLPKPIRQLSEVSSTIQKGVAGAESIFEQLDVEPEVDGGTVEQERVSGRLDVRNLSFTYPGADREVLKDISFSAAPGQMIALVGRSGSGKSTLASLIPRFYHHEVGQILLDDVEIEDYRLRNLRRHVAQVTQHVTLFNDTVANNIAYGDLAGAPRADIEKAARDAYAMDFIEQLPNGLDTEVGENGVLLSGGQRQRLAIARALLKNAPLLILDEATSALDTESERHIQAALDQVMKGRTTLVIAHRLSTIEKADLILVMDQGRIVERGTHGELLAQNGYYARLHAMGLDAPAQNIA, from the coding sequence ATGAGTGACGCACCGCCCAAAGCGGAACAGGATTCCAGCCTGAAGATCTATTTTCGGTTGCTGGGATACGTCAAACCCTACGCGGGCATTTTTCTGCTGAGTATCCTGGGTTTCGTGATATTTGCTTCGACCCAGCCCATGCTGGCCGGGATTCTCAAATATTTCGTCGACGGCTTGAGCAACCCCGATGCGGTGCTCTTTCCCAACGTGCCGTACCTCAAGGACTTGAAACTGCTGATGGCGGTGCCGCTGCTGATCATTCTGATCGCTGCCTGGCAGGGCCTGGGGTCGTTCCTGGGCAACTATTACCTGGCCAGGGTTTCCCTGGGGCTGGTGCATGACCTGCGGGTCGAATTGTTCAAGAAGTTGCTGGTGCTGCCCAATCGCTACTTCGACACCCACAACTCCGGCCACCTGATCTCCCGAATCACCTTCAACGTGACCATGGTCACCGGTGCGGCCACCGATGCCATCAAGGTGGTGATCCGCGAAGGTCTCACCGTGGTGTTCCTCTTCGCCTACCTGGTGTGGATGAACTGGAAGCTGACCCTGGTGATGTTGGCGATCCTGCCGCTGATCGCGGTCATGGTCAGCAGTACCAGCAAGAAATTCCGCAAGCAGAGCAAAAAGATCCAGGTGGCCATGGGCGACGTGACTCACGTTGCCTCCGAGACCATCCAGGGCTACCGCGTGGTGCGCAGCTTCGGCGGCGAGGCCTATGAAGAGCAGCGCTTTACCAGCGCCAGCCAGGGCAACACCGACAAGCAATTGCGCATGACGCGTACCGGCGCGGTCTATACGCCGATGCTGCAACTGGTGATCTACACCGCCATGGCGGCCCTGATGTTCCTGGTGCTGTTCCTGCGCGGTGACGCGACGGCCGGTGACCTGGTGGCCTACATCACGGCTGCCGGCTTGCTGCCCAAGCCGATTCGCCAACTCTCGGAAGTCAGCTCCACCATCCAGAAAGGCGTGGCCGGTGCCGAGAGCATCTTCGAGCAACTGGACGTCGAGCCGGAGGTCGACGGGGGGACGGTCGAGCAGGAACGGGTCAGCGGTCGTCTCGACGTGCGCAACCTGAGCTTCACCTACCCCGGTGCTGACCGCGAGGTGCTCAAGGACATCAGCTTCAGCGCGGCACCCGGGCAGATGATCGCGCTGGTGGGGCGTTCGGGCAGCGGCAAGTCGACCCTGGCGAGCCTTATCCCGCGCTTCTATCACCACGAGGTCGGCCAGATCCTGCTCGATGACGTGGAAATCGAAGACTACCGCCTGCGTAACCTGCGTCGTCATGTCGCCCAGGTGACCCAGCATGTCACCCTGTTCAACGACACGGTGGCCAACAATATCGCCTACGGCGACCTGGCCGGTGCGCCACGGGCCGACATTGAGAAGGCGGCCCGGGATGCCTATGCGATGGACTTCATCGAGCAGTTGCCCAATGGCCTGGACACCGAGGTGGGCGAAAACGGCGTGCTGTTGTCCGGCGGCCAACGCCAGCGCCTGGCCATTGCCAGGGCATTGTTGAAGAACGCGCCGCTGCTGATCCTCGACGAGGCCACCTCGGCGCTGGACACCGAATCCGAGCGGCATATCCAGGCTGCGCTGGACCAGGTGATGAAAGGCCGTACGACCCTGGTCATCGCCCACCGTTTGTCGACCATCGAAAAGGCCGACCTGATCCTGGTGATGGACCAGGGCCGGATCGTCGAACGAGGGACCCATGGCGAGCTCTTGGCGCAGAACGGCTACTACGCGCGCCTTCATGCCATGGGGCTGGACGCTCCCGCCCAGAATATCGCCTGA
- a CDS encoding O-antigen ligase family protein: protein MQATRWAQGWMAFGLLWFLLAIALAPTNKIYQQGLVAFVWLPVIVFAWPARHRLAELWRAQRVIYTALLALMAWALVTLAWAEVAEPAREAKRLIYILAFLLFFPIFANGQPERVIRVMQWGGLGLALTALMAIIYFYGYTNHPWNARLQGLGELSHPILGGYVIGLAAIWMLHWMPRHMGLQVLWVVALGLLGIFVVASQSRGAALALLLSVLAMPLYCRDQRVRIIAATTLVLAMLTFWLLEPLVMARGASYRPEIFMSSLHMIAERPWGGLGVAADYRVISHGLKFDHAHNLFSHVAIQLGLPGLLLWCIVWFGVLREAWRARESLLGRGVLGMWVFSFLAMQFDAASLTGTPRAEWFITWLPIGLASVLTWAQANAGGCDKIPRSS, encoded by the coding sequence ATGCAGGCAACACGTTGGGCACAGGGCTGGATGGCCTTTGGCTTGTTATGGTTTTTGCTGGCGATAGCCCTGGCACCGACCAACAAGATTTATCAACAAGGGTTGGTTGCATTTGTCTGGCTGCCGGTGATCGTCTTTGCCTGGCCGGCCCGTCATCGGCTGGCAGAGTTATGGCGTGCCCAGCGCGTGATCTACACGGCGTTGCTGGCGCTGATGGCCTGGGCCCTGGTGACACTGGCCTGGGCCGAAGTGGCAGAGCCTGCCCGCGAAGCCAAGCGATTGATCTACATCCTGGCGTTCCTGTTGTTTTTCCCGATTTTTGCCAACGGCCAACCCGAACGCGTGATTCGCGTCATGCAATGGGGTGGCCTGGGGCTTGCGCTGACGGCCTTGATGGCCATCATCTATTTCTACGGGTATACGAACCATCCTTGGAATGCGCGCCTGCAAGGGCTGGGGGAGTTGTCCCATCCCATCCTCGGCGGCTATGTGATCGGGTTAGCGGCGATCTGGATGTTGCATTGGATGCCGCGTCATATGGGGCTGCAAGTGCTTTGGGTCGTGGCCTTGGGGCTGTTGGGGATATTCGTGGTGGCGAGCCAGAGTCGCGGCGCTGCGCTGGCCTTGCTGCTCAGCGTGTTGGCCATGCCGCTCTATTGTCGGGACCAGCGGGTCCGGATTATCGCCGCCACGACCCTGGTGCTGGCCATGCTGACCTTCTGGTTGCTCGAGCCGCTGGTCATGGCGCGCGGTGCTTCCTATCGGCCCGAGATTTTCATGTCGAGCCTGCACATGATTGCCGAACGCCCATGGGGTGGTCTTGGCGTGGCGGCCGACTATCGGGTTATCAGCCACGGCCTCAAGTTCGATCACGCCCACAATCTGTTCAGCCATGTCGCCATTCAACTCGGGCTGCCGGGGCTGCTGCTGTGGTGCATTGTCTGGTTCGGGGTGTTGCGCGAAGCCTGGCGTGCCCGGGAAAGCCTGCTGGGTCGGGGCGTGCTCGGCATGTGGGTGTTTTCGTTCCTGGCAATGCAGTTCGATGCCGCGAGCCTGACCGGAACCCCTCGCGCCGAATGGTTCATTACCTGGCTGCCAATTGGCCTGGCCAGCGTTTTGACCTGGGCGCAGGCCAATGCCGGTGGCTGTGATAAAATTCCGCGTTCTTCCTAA
- a CDS encoding toluene tolerance protein — MQSSRLPQAALNQLIEGASILEADSYGPKVYLLQDGNILKLFRRKRLFSSALLRPYSTRFINNAARLQKLGVPTLQVLALYKLQKPGMTAVLYRPLPGKTLRQLSNQENFSWQHTLPALVELIRSLHASGIYFRSLHLGNIVVTPENQLGLIDVADMRFLRSPLPRYLARRNLQHFARYIARENLNESFPMQALENALLAA; from the coding sequence ATGCAATCCTCACGGCTTCCCCAAGCCGCTTTGAATCAATTGATTGAAGGCGCCAGCATTCTGGAGGCCGACAGCTACGGCCCAAAAGTCTATCTGCTGCAGGATGGGAATATCCTCAAGCTGTTTCGCCGCAAGCGGCTGTTTTCTTCGGCCCTGCTAAGGCCTTATTCAACGCGATTCATCAATAATGCGGCCCGCCTGCAGAAGCTCGGCGTACCGACCCTCCAAGTGCTGGCCCTCTACAAACTGCAAAAACCCGGCATGACCGCCGTACTGTATCGACCGCTTCCCGGTAAAACCCTGCGTCAATTATCGAATCAGGAAAATTTCAGCTGGCAGCATACCCTTCCAGCACTTGTCGAGTTGATCCGCAGCCTGCATGCCAGCGGTATTTATTTTCGCTCGCTGCACCTGGGCAACATCGTAGTCACGCCTGAAAACCAACTGGGGCTGATCGATGTGGCCGACATGCGCTTCCTGCGTTCGCCGCTGCCACGCTACCTGGCACGTCGCAACTTGCAGCATTTCGCTCGTTATATTGCCCGAGAGAACCTGAACGAGAGCTTTCCGATGCAAGCATTGGAGAACGCCCTACTGGCTGCCTGA
- a CDS encoding glycosyltransferase family 4 protein, producing the protein MSIINVMWAGGAPFASVHKVHNQILSRMEPAMPVKTWLLQGTAAACQIDVGATLEWNMTSARLKGRHVWRLLKPLMRSRFRQALLDSDARVVLLDGIGVARTLLPVLKAMPQIRVVVIFHGATRLNPSGRELLRGFPASRLTLAAVSQTLATSLQDELGMQVAALRSAFDPAQFQAALLPREAARARLGLPGPQMRIFGAVGRLVDSKGFACLLEAFGRVAAHHPDWRLVIVGEGPRREALQARIARPDLVGKILLVGHLEDVATLYRAFDWVLIPSLDEGLGLTLQEAVLARVPVLASELAVFREQLGDTGWYAMPNDESGWSEAIERAAQASADTVAAAQYRALAPDEAWSSFSQVARQLISGSQ; encoded by the coding sequence ATGAGCATTATCAATGTCATGTGGGCGGGCGGTGCACCGTTCGCTTCGGTACACAAGGTCCATAATCAGATTCTCTCGCGGATGGAACCAGCGATGCCTGTCAAGACATGGCTCTTGCAGGGGACGGCGGCTGCCTGCCAGATCGATGTCGGGGCGACGCTTGAGTGGAATATGACATCGGCCCGGCTCAAGGGCCGACACGTCTGGCGCCTGCTCAAACCCCTGATGCGCAGTCGTTTCCGTCAGGCGTTGCTCGACAGCGATGCGCGGGTGGTATTGCTCGATGGCATCGGCGTGGCCCGTACCTTGTTGCCGGTCCTCAAGGCTATGCCGCAGATCCGCGTGGTGGTGATTTTCCATGGTGCGACACGCCTCAATCCTTCGGGTCGCGAACTGTTGCGCGGCTTCCCTGCCTCCCGCCTGACCCTGGCAGCGGTATCCCAGACCCTGGCGACATCGCTCCAGGACGAGTTGGGCATGCAGGTCGCTGCGCTGCGTAGCGCGTTCGATCCGGCGCAATTCCAGGCCGCGCTGTTGCCTCGCGAAGCGGCACGTGCCCGACTGGGTTTGCCTGGCCCGCAGATGCGCATATTTGGCGCGGTGGGACGGCTGGTGGACAGCAAGGGGTTCGCCTGTCTGTTGGAGGCCTTTGGCCGGGTAGCGGCCCACCATCCCGATTGGCGCCTGGTGATTGTCGGCGAGGGGCCGAGGCGCGAAGCGCTGCAAGCGCGGATCGCCCGGCCGGACCTGGTCGGCAAGATCTTGCTGGTCGGGCATCTGGAGGATGTGGCGACGCTCTATCGGGCATTTGACTGGGTGTTGATCCCGTCCCTGGACGAGGGCCTTGGGCTGACCCTCCAGGAGGCTGTCCTGGCTCGTGTCCCGGTGCTGGCCAGCGAACTTGCGGTCTTTCGTGAGCAGTTGGGCGACACCGGCTGGTATGCGATGCCCAACGACGAAAGCGGCTGGAGCGAGGCGATCGAACGAGCGGCGCAGGCTTCGGCCGATACGGTCGCCGCGGCCCAGTACCGGGCACTGGCCCCTGACGAGGCCTGGTCGAGCTTCAGCCAGGTCGCGCGGCAGTTGATCTCAGGCAGCCAGTAG
- a CDS encoding glycosyltransferase family protein, producing the protein MKVLFLVQKEQRAILDRLYEGVAAHCECDLRWLDSKEQRNLRGYFRQHVDVSRYDRIIFFLRFKQEIRQAGFIRTIPNLVILEHDAYQNYIPCKYTGKFSAHYRRLPWVRVISSGFVVTERLRGEGFDAVFVPKGYDQSLLQDQGRERDIELAFVGSTNSVAYSGRKALLDELGQVEPLVVTRTKSGEEYCETLNRIRFFVSADVGMGEFMIKNFEAMACGCVLLAFDQGIEEARALGLQDMHNVVLYRDIPQLQEKLSRLRADPELARNVAHNGQKLALEQFSFARIGQKIVEALAPPLRPRAPLSLLETLRLKLGV; encoded by the coding sequence ATGAAAGTTCTGTTTCTGGTGCAGAAAGAACAGCGGGCCATCCTGGACCGACTCTACGAAGGCGTGGCCGCTCATTGCGAGTGCGACCTGCGCTGGCTCGACAGCAAGGAACAACGCAACCTGCGGGGGTATTTCCGCCAGCATGTGGACGTATCGCGCTATGACCGGATCATATTTTTCCTGCGTTTCAAGCAGGAAATTCGTCAGGCCGGCTTCATCCGCACGATCCCCAACCTGGTGATCCTCGAGCACGATGCCTACCAGAATTACATTCCGTGCAAATACACCGGAAAATTCAGCGCGCATTACCGTCGCCTGCCGTGGGTACGGGTGATCAGTTCCGGCTTCGTGGTGACCGAACGTCTGCGTGGCGAAGGTTTCGATGCGGTATTCGTGCCCAAGGGCTACGATCAGTCGTTGTTGCAGGATCAGGGGCGTGAACGGGATATCGAGTTGGCCTTCGTCGGCAGCACCAACAGTGTGGCCTATAGTGGGCGCAAGGCGCTGCTGGATGAGCTTGGCCAGGTTGAGCCTCTGGTCGTGACCCGGACCAAGTCCGGCGAAGAGTATTGCGAGACCCTCAACCGTATCCGCTTTTTCGTCAGTGCCGACGTGGGCATGGGCGAATTCATGATCAAGAATTTCGAAGCCATGGCCTGCGGCTGTGTGCTGCTGGCGTTCGATCAGGGCATCGAAGAGGCGCGGGCGCTGGGGTTGCAGGACATGCATAACGTGGTGTTGTACCGTGACATCCCGCAACTCCAGGAAAAGCTTTCCCGGCTGCGCGCCGACCCCGAGCTGGCGCGCAATGTGGCGCACAACGGCCAGAAGCTGGCGCTGGAACAGTTCAGTTTCGCGCGCATCGGGCAGAAAATCGTTGAAGCATTGGCGCCGCCGCTGCGGCCTCGTGCCCCGTTGAGTCTGCTGGAGACATTGCGCCTGAAGCTGGGCGTTTGA
- a CDS encoding PIG-L deacetylase family protein, which produces MSRKQQLLKRHRRNKRVGLLLALVVLVSLGVGVAWWLPLVLAVLGWIAHEAWFADHLFYSPRDDYQYSFPPFTQQPKVHLNAGRLRLDEGVILDDGATLILALRIKSTWLGRFIDPLVELSGGERDLQTFERGVNGLRYLNLSEQGPALSRGELRLRGRHCRLLGEPTLWSFTPPPVQHQRVMVIAPHADDAELAAYGLYSQADEAWIVTLTAGEIEAGHYRKMGLDSVEAARLKGRLRAWDSIAVPRWAGVPQAHCVQLGYFCLQLAAMQAAPSQPQGSREAGLSDTRLFRQLNPFALPGDDDGAPTWNNLLADLRVLLLKARPEVIVLPHPTLDPHPDHLCAHHAVLQALEGLEWQPTTLLGYANHLHDNDRWPMGDAGAGIALPPYFEPALPMQPVSLPLALPGQRDKAMALGMMHDLQPRAPFKRRLRRGIQRLLAGRSGSVYGENEFFRKAVRRHELFWRL; this is translated from the coding sequence ATGAGTCGCAAGCAACAGTTACTCAAGCGCCACCGTCGCAACAAGCGCGTGGGGTTGTTACTTGCCCTTGTGGTGTTGGTGTCGCTGGGCGTCGGGGTGGCCTGGTGGCTGCCCCTGGTACTGGCGGTGCTGGGCTGGATCGCCCACGAAGCGTGGTTCGCCGATCACCTGTTCTATTCGCCCCGGGACGATTACCAATACAGCTTCCCGCCGTTCACCCAGCAACCCAAGGTGCATTTGAATGCCGGGCGGCTTCGGTTGGACGAAGGCGTGATTCTGGATGATGGCGCGACGCTGATCCTCGCACTGCGGATCAAGAGCACCTGGCTGGGACGTTTCATCGACCCGCTCGTCGAGTTGTCGGGGGGTGAAAGGGACCTGCAAACCTTCGAGCGCGGGGTCAATGGCCTGCGCTATCTCAACCTCAGCGAGCAGGGCCCGGCGTTGTCCCGGGGCGAGCTGCGCCTGCGCGGGCGTCATTGCCGTTTGCTGGGCGAGCCGACGCTGTGGTCCTTCACGCCGCCACCAGTGCAACATCAGCGGGTGATGGTCATCGCTCCCCACGCCGATGATGCTGAGCTGGCCGCCTACGGTTTGTACAGCCAGGCTGACGAGGCCTGGATCGTGACGCTGACAGCGGGTGAAATCGAGGCCGGGCATTATCGGAAGATGGGCCTGGACAGCGTCGAAGCCGCGCGACTCAAGGGCCGTTTGCGAGCCTGGGACAGCATTGCCGTACCCCGCTGGGCCGGCGTGCCTCAAGCGCACTGTGTGCAGTTGGGTTACTTCTGCCTGCAACTGGCGGCGATGCAGGCCGCGCCGAGCCAGCCCCAGGGCTCTCGCGAGGCGGGGCTGAGCGATACCCGGCTATTCCGCCAGTTGAACCCGTTCGCCCTGCCCGGCGATGACGACGGCGCGCCAACCTGGAACAACCTGCTGGCGGACCTGCGCGTGCTGCTGCTCAAGGCGCGCCCCGAAGTCATTGTATTGCCACACCCGACCCTTGATCCGCACCCCGATCATCTCTGCGCCCATCATGCCGTCCTGCAAGCCCTCGAAGGCCTGGAGTGGCAACCGACCACGCTGTTGGGCTATGCCAATCACCTGCACGACAATGACCGCTGGCCCATGGGTGATGCGGGTGCGGGCATTGCGTTGCCGCCGTATTTCGAGCCGGCCCTGCCGATGCAGCCCGTCAGCCTGCCGCTGGCCTTGCCTGGGCAACGCGACAAGGCCATGGCGCTGGGCATGATGCATGACCTGCAACCGCGCGCGCCGTTCAAGCGCCGTCTGCGCCGTGGCATCCAGCGTCTGCTGGCGGGGCGCTCGGGCTCGGTGTATGGCGAGAACGAATTTTTTCGCAAGGCTGTGCGTCGCCATGAACTGTTCTGGCGGCTGTAG